A genomic region of Criblamydia sequanensis CRIB-18 contains the following coding sequences:
- the dnaE gene encoding DNA polymerase III subunit alpha — protein MKEMQDFVPLHVHSQYSILDATASVKGIVKKAKEFKMSSLALTDHGNLFGAVEFYKECKDAGIKPIIGCDFYEAPNSRLEKKADNRYKAAFSITLLAKNKAGYENLVKLSSLGYTEGFYYYPRIDFELLETHNEGLICLTGGLDSRFAQEFFSGGKESLALALKRYQTLFPEDFYLEIQRHAMTDSLLVKEGMKEEAWLLQRYKDFEQKQTRFNEALVSLSEELKIPLAATNASHYLERDDWKAHEILLNVQSGEPCEILEKDAFGNPKFRTPNPKRKVYPSHEYYFKSKEEMNLLFKDLPQALSETLKIADKCHVEIDFKAKHYPVFIPPSLTEKEYGHEERKAEVEKFLWELCQKGIEERYNSERLAAVAKVYPGQDPLEVVKKRLEMEMSIIAPKGMCDYLLIVWDFINWAKRNGIPVGPGRGSGAGSIVLYLIGVTDIEPLRFHLFFERFINPERISYPDIDVDICMERRGEVIQYTLEKYGKENVAQIITFGTMKAKMVIKDVGRVLSVPLAKVNEIAKLIPDDLNITLDGALEKDPDLKKLYEVDEEAKRIIDIGKRLEGSIRNTGIHAAGIIVSHEPLTEHIPICLSKDSDMPVTQYSMKPVEQVGMLKIDFLGLKTLTAIQYCVEAIQQNQNVLIDWVNLPLDNKATFDLLNQGKTLGIFQLESGGMQDLSRQLHLDRFEEIIAVGALYRPGPMDMIPSFINRKHGKEPIEYDHDWMRTILDETYGIMVYQEQVMQIASALAKYSLGEGDVLRRAMGKKDHAEMAKQREKFRQGALENGISEEIATRIFDKMEKFASYGFNKSHAAAYGYLSYATAFFKANYPREWMASLLTCDSADITKVAKFIGECEAMDIQMLPPDVNEADSRFTATPQGIRFSMSGIKGIGAGVVDAILRERKNKGPFTSLYQFIKRVDKKTVGKKAIENLVDAGCFDFTKWSRDELKEKIEEMYESSLKEEKDVKHGVMTFFSLLGESDETRFLTPPKITRRTSTLDRLFKEKELLGFFLTGHPMDDYREILKRLSCVPFESLKSLNHDSIVRTAFLIEDLDVKIASKTQKKFAILKAGDGREHLEIPVWADLYEEKQSHLKVNALIYAVIHVEQQPAFRLSIKWLDDLMRADEAMILSCDEAFDRAKHQVERFAKLRALDKSENKKESASSTKNDSPPKNKAKPGPSMSSKLKFNLLLDVDKIRFSEVLKLKELIREAPSGVLSRIDFLKNKQVMAHLHLHGNVFEGRMTEFEERVKELFPECQFVAEKC, from the coding sequence ATGAAAGAAATGCAAGATTTTGTACCGCTGCATGTGCATTCGCAGTATTCCATTTTAGACGCCACAGCTTCCGTTAAAGGAATTGTCAAGAAAGCGAAAGAGTTTAAGATGAGCTCTCTTGCCTTGACCGATCATGGCAATCTCTTTGGCGCTGTTGAATTCTATAAGGAATGCAAAGATGCGGGAATAAAACCGATTATCGGTTGCGATTTTTATGAAGCTCCCAACTCTAGATTAGAAAAAAAAGCCGACAATCGATATAAAGCCGCTTTTTCCATAACCCTTCTTGCAAAAAATAAAGCAGGTTATGAGAACTTAGTTAAGCTCTCATCCTTAGGCTATACGGAAGGTTTTTACTATTATCCTCGAATCGATTTTGAACTTCTTGAAACCCATAATGAAGGGTTAATTTGTTTGACAGGCGGGCTCGACAGCAGATTCGCGCAAGAGTTTTTTTCAGGGGGTAAGGAGTCTTTAGCATTAGCATTAAAGCGCTATCAAACGTTATTTCCGGAAGATTTCTATTTAGAGATCCAGCGTCACGCCATGACAGACAGTCTTTTAGTTAAAGAAGGAATGAAAGAAGAAGCGTGGCTTTTGCAACGCTATAAGGACTTTGAGCAAAAGCAAACCCGTTTCAATGAGGCGCTTGTTTCTTTATCCGAAGAACTTAAAATCCCGCTTGCCGCAACCAATGCAAGCCATTATTTAGAAAGAGACGACTGGAAAGCCCATGAGATTTTGCTTAATGTGCAATCGGGAGAGCCTTGTGAAATTCTTGAAAAAGATGCTTTTGGGAACCCAAAATTTAGAACCCCCAATCCCAAAAGAAAAGTTTACCCCTCGCACGAATATTATTTTAAATCAAAAGAAGAGATGAATCTTCTTTTTAAGGATTTGCCGCAAGCTTTATCTGAAACTCTCAAAATTGCCGATAAATGCCATGTAGAAATAGATTTTAAAGCAAAGCATTACCCTGTTTTTATTCCTCCAAGCTTAACTGAAAAGGAATATGGGCATGAGGAGCGTAAGGCTGAAGTTGAAAAATTTCTTTGGGAACTCTGCCAAAAAGGGATAGAAGAGAGATATAATAGCGAGCGGCTTGCAGCGGTCGCTAAAGTTTATCCGGGTCAAGACCCTCTTGAAGTAGTTAAAAAACGGCTTGAGATGGAAATGAGCATTATCGCGCCAAAGGGCATGTGCGATTATTTACTTATTGTTTGGGACTTTATCAACTGGGCAAAAAGAAATGGCATCCCGGTAGGTCCGGGTCGAGGATCAGGCGCAGGATCGATAGTTCTTTATTTAATTGGCGTCACAGATATAGAACCATTACGATTCCACCTCTTTTTTGAAAGATTCATCAATCCCGAAAGGATCTCTTATCCTGATATCGACGTGGATATTTGCATGGAGAGAAGGGGAGAGGTCATCCAGTATACTCTTGAAAAATATGGTAAAGAGAATGTAGCTCAGATTATCACTTTTGGAACGATGAAGGCCAAGATGGTGATTAAAGATGTGGGACGCGTCTTGAGTGTGCCCTTGGCTAAAGTGAACGAGATAGCCAAATTAATTCCGGATGACTTAAATATCACCCTCGATGGGGCTCTCGAAAAAGACCCTGACCTCAAAAAATTATATGAAGTTGATGAAGAAGCCAAAAGAATTATTGACATCGGTAAAAGACTTGAAGGCTCCATAAGAAATACCGGCATTCACGCTGCCGGCATTATTGTGTCTCATGAACCTTTAACAGAGCACATCCCTATTTGCCTTTCTAAGGATTCGGATATGCCGGTGACCCAATATTCCATGAAACCTGTTGAACAAGTCGGAATGTTGAAAATCGACTTTCTCGGTTTAAAGACCTTGACGGCTATTCAATATTGTGTTGAAGCCATTCAGCAAAATCAAAATGTCTTAATTGATTGGGTCAATCTGCCATTAGATAATAAGGCAACTTTCGATCTATTAAACCAGGGAAAAACCCTTGGCATATTCCAGCTTGAATCCGGAGGCATGCAAGACCTTTCAAGGCAGCTTCATTTGGACCGATTTGAAGAAATCATTGCGGTAGGAGCCCTCTACCGCCCGGGTCCTATGGATATGATTCCTTCCTTTATCAACCGAAAGCATGGCAAAGAACCCATCGAGTATGACCACGATTGGATGAGAACAATTCTGGATGAGACCTATGGAATTATGGTCTACCAAGAGCAAGTCATGCAAATTGCGAGTGCTCTTGCAAAGTATTCTCTTGGCGAAGGAGATGTTCTGCGTAGGGCAATGGGTAAAAAAGATCATGCCGAAATGGCAAAACAGAGGGAAAAATTTCGGCAAGGCGCTCTTGAAAATGGGATTAGCGAGGAAATAGCGACCCGAATTTTCGATAAAATGGAAAAATTCGCCTCCTACGGTTTTAATAAGTCTCATGCTGCAGCTTATGGGTATCTCTCATATGCGACGGCTTTTTTTAAAGCCAATTATCCAAGAGAGTGGATGGCATCGCTTCTTACTTGCGATAGCGCCGATATTACTAAAGTTGCTAAATTCATTGGCGAGTGTGAAGCCATGGATATACAAATGCTTCCCCCGGATGTCAATGAGGCCGATAGCCGATTTACTGCGACACCCCAGGGGATACGTTTTTCGATGTCCGGGATCAAAGGGATTGGCGCCGGAGTAGTCGATGCGATTTTAAGAGAAAGAAAAAATAAAGGGCCTTTCACATCGCTTTACCAGTTTATTAAGCGAGTCGATAAGAAAACAGTTGGAAAGAAAGCGATTGAGAATTTAGTTGACGCCGGATGCTTTGATTTCACAAAGTGGAGCCGTGATGAGCTTAAAGAAAAAATTGAAGAGATGTATGAAAGCTCTTTAAAAGAAGAGAAAGACGTTAAACATGGAGTCATGACCTTCTTTTCCCTTTTGGGGGAATCTGATGAAACGCGGTTTTTAACTCCTCCTAAAATTACTCGCCGCACAAGCACACTTGATAGGCTATTCAAAGAAAAAGAGCTCCTTGGATTCTTTTTAACGGGCCATCCGATGGATGATTACAGAGAAATTTTGAAGAGACTTTCTTGTGTTCCTTTTGAAAGTTTAAAAAGCCTAAATCACGATAGCATTGTAAGAACTGCCTTTTTAATAGAAGATTTGGATGTCAAAATTGCTTCTAAAACTCAAAAGAAATTTGCTATTTTAAAAGCCGGGGATGGAAGAGAGCATCTTGAAATTCCTGTTTGGGCGGATCTCTATGAAGAAAAGCAATCGCATCTTAAAGTAAATGCGTTGATTTATGCTGTGATCCACGTAGAACAACAGCCTGCATTTAGACTTAGCATTAAATGGCTGGACGATTTAATGAGAGCTGATGAAGCGATGATCCTTTCTTGCGATGAAGCCTTTGATCGGGCAAAACATCAAGTGGAGCGTTTTGCAAAATTACGGGCTCTTGATAAAAGTGAAAACAAAAAAGAATCGGCTTCTTCAACGAAAAACGATTCGCCTCCAAAAAATAAAGCCAAACCGGGTCCCTCTATGAGTTCAAAATTAAAATTTAATTTACTGCTAGATGTTGATAAGATTCGTTTTAGCGAAGTTTTGAAATTGAAAGAATTAATAAGAGAGGCTCCGAGTGGGGTTTTATCTCGTATTGATTTTTTGAAAAATAAGCAAGTGATGGCTCACTTGCACTTACACGGCAATGTTTTTGAAGGCAGGATGACAGAATTTGAAGAGCGAGTCAAAGAGCTCTTCCCAGAGTGTCAATTTGTTGCCGAAAAATGTTAA
- a CDS encoding tetratricopeptide repeat protein, whose protein sequence is MKFGFKLCLIPVLLLSASRIFCDPARPSFYEEILSRKPKAQICAGELCLLGTNAYENGRWNEAIKCYRTLAFYYPKDISAKNVWFYIGVSYFEMGEYEKACEAFDKHLESEEASYFDAVIDYKFYIAEQYRTGLKKRPFGLKHVPRFAPSGDAALELYDNIIEIAPLSEAAAKSLFSKGCILRQGREFREAIETFNLFLRRFPKHELAPDCYLMQLALYYDLSSVEFQNPDIISFAELILNKFKQEYPREDRILEAEGILLSIEEAYARGFYETGIFYERTGRPMAAAIYYQTAIDRFPMTRTAYACNLKLNGLSVTPPQKKVSESIEKSSSFELDDEAFEGLKDI, encoded by the coding sequence ATGAAATTTGGATTCAAGCTTTGTTTAATTCCGGTTCTCTTATTAAGCGCCTCTAGGATTTTTTGCGACCCGGCAAGACCTTCGTTTTACGAAGAGATTCTAAGCAGAAAGCCGAAAGCTCAAATTTGTGCGGGCGAGCTTTGCTTATTAGGCACAAATGCTTATGAGAATGGAAGATGGAACGAGGCAATTAAATGTTATCGAACGCTTGCTTTCTATTATCCCAAGGATATTTCTGCAAAAAATGTCTGGTTTTACATCGGAGTTTCCTACTTTGAAATGGGGGAATATGAAAAAGCTTGCGAAGCTTTTGATAAACATCTTGAATCTGAGGAAGCCTCCTATTTTGATGCTGTTATCGATTATAAATTTTATATAGCCGAACAATACCGTACAGGTTTAAAAAAGAGGCCTTTTGGACTAAAGCATGTTCCAAGATTTGCTCCTTCAGGTGATGCAGCGCTCGAGCTTTATGACAACATTATCGAAATTGCCCCTTTAAGCGAAGCTGCTGCAAAATCTCTTTTTAGCAAAGGTTGCATCTTAAGACAGGGCCGCGAATTTCGAGAAGCGATAGAGACTTTTAACTTATTTCTTAGAAGATTTCCAAAACATGAACTTGCTCCTGACTGCTATTTAATGCAACTTGCTCTCTATTATGATTTAAGCAGCGTTGAGTTTCAAAACCCCGATATCATCTCTTTTGCAGAACTCATTTTAAATAAATTTAAACAAGAATATCCAAGAGAAGATCGCATTCTTGAAGCAGAGGGAATCCTTTTATCTATCGAAGAAGCTTATGCCAGAGGTTTTTATGAAACAGGCATTTTCTATGAGAGAACAGGAAGGCCAATGGCTGCTGCCATCTATTATCAAACTGCGATTGATCGTTTTCCAATGACGAGAACCGCCTATGCATGCAACCTAAAGCTTAACGGCTTATCTGTCACTCCGCCGCAGAAAAAAGTTTCGGAATCGATTGAAAAAAGTTCTAGTTTTGAATTAGATGATGAAGCTTTTGAAGGTCTTAAGGACATCTAA
- the lptE gene encoding LPS assembly lipoprotein LptE encodes MGNLKTCKLLVHNFKTLTGIAILSFVLVSCGYRFGEAPIPCQYATISVPYIINDSDGYLTQSVIRAISERQGPRYSQCTGDLILKVEIIDLCEENIGFRYDRNRKNKLTRTIIPTEGRAIAIVEVELIDALRSATILGPVRITETLDYDHDYYESRGGVNVLSLGQVTDYESARDAVQRPLYRCLANKIIEYVYESW; translated from the coding sequence TTGGGGAATTTAAAAACTTGCAAGTTGTTGGTGCATAACTTTAAAACATTGACCGGGATTGCGATCTTGTCTTTTGTTTTAGTCTCCTGCGGGTATCGATTTGGAGAAGCTCCAATACCTTGCCAGTATGCAACCATATCCGTTCCGTATATTATTAATGATTCTGACGGCTATTTGACTCAGTCTGTTATCCGTGCCATAAGTGAAAGACAGGGCCCTCGTTATAGTCAGTGTACGGGAGATCTTATTCTTAAAGTCGAAATCATAGATTTATGTGAAGAAAACATTGGCTTCCGCTATGATCGCAATCGAAAAAATAAACTCACTAGAACTATTATTCCAACCGAGGGAAGAGCGATTGCCATAGTTGAGGTTGAGCTTATTGATGCTTTAAGGTCGGCAACAATACTCGGCCCCGTTCGCATCACAGAAACTTTAGACTATGATCACGATTATTATGAAAGTAGAGGCGGTGTAAACGTTCTCTCTCTTGGTCAGGTAACTGATTATGAGTCAGCAAGGGATGCGGTTCAAAGACCTCTTTATAGATGTCTTGCAAATAAAATCATTGAGTATGTTTATGAAAGCTGGTAA
- a CDS encoding ATP-binding protein yields the protein MHKDFPASIVCLHDMLSTIRSVALNCGFTPEILQKIELASEEALVNIIKHGFLNKAGTIDIYCEPFENKGIKIVILDDGISFNPLTYHEHFPCSNEEFGVGGWGIMIILNAMDHVEYKRENNMNCLTLVKFFSMENSIN from the coding sequence ATGCATAAAGACTTTCCGGCATCTATAGTTTGTTTGCATGACATGCTTTCTACTATCCGGTCGGTTGCTTTAAATTGCGGCTTTACACCTGAAATTTTACAAAAAATTGAACTCGCTTCTGAAGAAGCCTTAGTGAACATCATCAAGCACGGTTTTTTAAATAAAGCCGGAACCATCGATATTTACTGTGAACCTTTTGAAAATAAAGGAATAAAAATTGTCATTTTAGATGATGGGATCTCTTTTAATCCATTAACCTACCATGAACATTTTCCTTGTTCGAATGAAGAATTTGGAGTGGGCGGATGGGGAATTATGATCATTTTAAATGCGATGGATCATGTGGAATATAAAAGAGAAAATAATATGAATTGCTTAACTCTTGTTAAGTTTTTTTCAATGGAAAATTCTATTAATTAA
- a CDS encoding D-alanyl-D-alanine carboxypeptidase family protein — protein MNLPHMKQHSCHELKIGQDWIIRRFFSFILYGFLTFFPGALFPEPLNIEVKADSAILINADTGAILFEKNGRKQQFPASITKIATCFYTLQQFEDKLDVEVTAEAEAISTVTDVAKRKSRYTLPAWWLETSSSHIGLKKGEVLTLEDLLYGMMIASGNDASNVIAQFISGTIPLFMEEVNLFLKKLGCTDTHFCNPHGLHHPKHVTTAYDMALMTKEALKNSNFRKIVKTSRYTKPKTNKQPSSVLLQTNKLLRKDKKQFYYPKAIGVKTGFTSDAQNTLVAAAEKDGRCLIAVLLKTKERDDIFIDAKKLFEAAFSQPKLQKTLLKSGSQKGLLLKGAKQTLIPYIQKDVKMEYYPAEEPNLSCKMHLKKDLFPPIEKGSVIGEIQILNKGEVSLLSVPVYAKERVDLSLSSSVKNFFFSRKSKEDKVASSLSLITFFKWLLSLSLMIGIPLGLYSLYKKSNSPTRNLG, from the coding sequence GTGAATTTACCTCATATGAAGCAACATTCATGCCATGAGCTTAAAATTGGTCAAGATTGGATAATAAGAAGATTTTTTTCTTTTATTCTTTACGGATTCTTAACCTTTTTTCCTGGGGCTCTTTTTCCTGAACCCCTAAACATTGAGGTTAAAGCTGATTCAGCAATTCTTATAAATGCCGATACCGGGGCTATACTTTTTGAAAAAAACGGAAGGAAACAACAATTTCCGGCAAGTATTACCAAAATTGCCACCTGTTTTTATACCCTTCAACAATTTGAAGATAAGCTAGATGTAGAAGTGACAGCTGAAGCTGAGGCCATTTCGACAGTGACAGACGTAGCTAAAAGAAAAAGCCGCTATACTCTTCCTGCTTGGTGGCTTGAAACTTCCTCCTCGCATATCGGATTAAAAAAAGGGGAAGTATTAACCCTTGAAGATCTGCTTTATGGAATGATGATAGCATCCGGCAATGATGCATCCAATGTCATCGCCCAATTTATTAGCGGAACTATTCCTCTTTTTATGGAAGAGGTGAATCTGTTTCTTAAGAAATTGGGATGTACGGATACCCATTTTTGCAACCCTCATGGTTTGCATCACCCTAAGCATGTCACAACAGCCTACGACATGGCTCTTATGACAAAGGAGGCTTTAAAAAATAGCAACTTTAGAAAAATTGTAAAGACCTCTCGCTACACAAAACCGAAAACTAATAAACAACCCTCAAGTGTACTTTTGCAGACAAATAAACTTCTTCGCAAGGATAAGAAGCAGTTCTACTATCCAAAAGCGATAGGTGTTAAGACAGGCTTTACTTCGGATGCTCAAAATACGCTTGTAGCGGCAGCAGAGAAAGATGGCAGATGTTTAATAGCGGTCCTTTTAAAGACAAAAGAACGTGACGATATATTTATTGATGCTAAAAAACTTTTTGAAGCGGCTTTCTCCCAGCCAAAGCTTCAAAAAACTCTTTTAAAGTCCGGCTCGCAAAAAGGTTTACTCCTTAAAGGGGCCAAGCAAACTCTGATTCCCTATATCCAGAAAGATGTCAAAATGGAATATTATCCGGCCGAAGAGCCTAACTTAAGCTGTAAGATGCATCTTAAGAAAGACCTTTTTCCACCGATTGAAAAAGGTTCTGTGATAGGGGAGATTCAAATTTTGAATAAAGGGGAAGTTTCTCTTCTTTCTGTTCCGGTTTATGCAAAAGAAAGGGTGGACTTAAGTCTATCTTCTTCAGTTAAGAATTTTTTCTTTTCAAGAAAATCGAAAGAAGACAAGGTGGCTTCTTCTCTTTCTCTTATTACTTTTTTTAAATGGCTTCTTAGCCTTTCCCTAATGATTGGAATACCTCTTGGGCTATATTCTCTTTATAAAAAAAGTAATAGCCCTACACGTAATCTAGGGTAA
- the rsmA gene encoding 16S rRNA (adenine(1518)-N(6)/adenine(1519)-N(6))-dimethyltransferase RsmA, whose translation MPLYRPSELTAFLEKEGLHAKKALSQNFLIDGNLVKRILEDANVQEGDVILEIGPGPGVLTEALLEKNVDLYAVEKDHKFAKLLPRLTENKEGGRLTVFEEDALKFDLVSFEKSIKPKKAKLIANLPYNITTPILTHYVKAKDCFEKLVVMVQAEVADRITSKPSTKEYGSITVFLNFFSNPSFCFKVKKQSFIPAPSVDSAVIKLDLKDPPLTSVEEQEMFFQIVRGGFSQRRKMLRTSLKSLFPHVDWNQALISIGINELSRPENLSLQDFLNLYQSVKKEFPLP comes from the coding sequence ATGCCCCTCTATAGACCAAGCGAGCTTACAGCCTTTCTTGAAAAAGAAGGCCTGCATGCAAAAAAGGCTCTATCCCAAAATTTCTTAATTGATGGCAACCTCGTAAAGAGAATTCTTGAAGACGCAAATGTTCAAGAAGGAGATGTCATTCTTGAAATTGGACCCGGGCCGGGTGTTTTGACAGAAGCTTTGCTTGAAAAAAATGTCGACTTATATGCCGTTGAGAAAGACCATAAATTTGCAAAACTTCTTCCAAGACTTACTGAAAACAAAGAAGGCGGCCGATTAACCGTTTTTGAAGAAGATGCTTTAAAATTTGATCTTGTTTCATTTGAAAAGAGCATCAAACCCAAAAAAGCAAAACTGATCGCCAATTTGCCCTACAATATCACGACCCCCATCCTGACCCATTATGTGAAAGCAAAAGATTGTTTTGAAAAATTAGTCGTCATGGTTCAAGCAGAAGTAGCTGATCGAATCACTTCAAAGCCGTCTACAAAAGAATATGGCTCGATCACCGTTTTCTTAAACTTTTTTTCGAACCCCTCGTTTTGTTTTAAGGTAAAAAAGCAAAGCTTTATTCCCGCACCCTCTGTAGACTCCGCAGTCATTAAATTAGATTTAAAAGACCCTCCTTTAACTTCAGTTGAAGAGCAAGAAATGTTTTTTCAGATCGTACGAGGGGGCTTCTCGCAGAGGCGAAAAATGTTAAGAACAAGCCTTAAGTCTCTTTTCCCTCATGTAGACTGGAACCAAGCTTTGATCTCCATAGGGATCAATGAATTGTCTAGACCTGAAAATTTATCACTTCAAGATTTTCTAAATCTTTATCAATCGGTAAAAAAAGAATTCCCTTTACCCTAG
- a CDS encoding peptidyl-prolyl cis-trans isomerase, which yields MKKIKFHSFILALATLPLLCSFGSNDPFLLKPPSHIEVNNRVLSNVNGKPVTVYDVMKKMDILFYRQFPQYANSLEARFQFYQMSWKNMFKEIIEKDLILNDGKEIGITLSAGDIRQEMQTLFGPNIIANLDKLGMSYQEAEGLLREELIIRKTIAARIQSRILRLISPQDIKKAYEGFLNTFEAHPNYLYHIITIRDKDPIRGKETADLIRSTNLAEGFDKEKIEKAFIQKGLQDSFKTVSFSNQLKLSDKEISEEQKIVLDLLKPKELSLPKLQKNKKNEEVLRLFYLVEKESSNPPPFNEMENKLKEKIFAELQEKETIAYLQKLYQSQHINMQDLESTLPSDFKPFTLK from the coding sequence ATGAAAAAAATTAAATTTCATTCTTTTATTTTAGCTCTCGCTACCCTCCCTTTATTATGTTCTTTCGGAAGCAACGACCCTTTCCTTTTAAAACCTCCTTCTCATATCGAGGTTAACAACCGTGTGCTTTCAAACGTTAATGGGAAGCCGGTTACAGTCTACGATGTGATGAAAAAAATGGACATTTTATTTTATAGGCAATTCCCTCAATACGCAAATTCCCTCGAAGCCAGATTCCAGTTCTATCAGATGAGCTGGAAGAATATGTTCAAGGAAATCATTGAAAAAGATCTGATTTTAAACGACGGCAAAGAAATCGGGATTACTCTTTCAGCCGGTGATATACGCCAAGAAATGCAAACTCTTTTTGGACCCAACATCATCGCCAATTTAGACAAATTGGGTATGTCTTACCAAGAAGCTGAGGGACTTTTGAGGGAAGAATTAATTATCCGTAAAACTATTGCGGCCAGAATTCAAAGCCGGATACTCCGTCTTATCTCGCCGCAAGATATAAAAAAAGCTTATGAGGGCTTTCTTAACACTTTTGAGGCCCACCCCAACTATCTTTACCATATTATAACGATCCGAGATAAAGACCCTATAAGGGGCAAAGAAACCGCTGATTTAATTCGCAGCACCAATCTTGCAGAAGGTTTTGATAAAGAGAAAATTGAAAAAGCCTTTATTCAAAAAGGGCTCCAAGACTCATTTAAAACGGTCTCTTTTTCCAATCAATTAAAACTTTCCGATAAAGAAATTTCAGAAGAGCAAAAGATCGTCCTCGATCTTTTAAAACCAAAAGAACTCAGTTTGCCCAAGCTGCAAAAAAACAAAAAAAATGAAGAAGTTCTTCGTTTATTTTATCTTGTTGAAAAAGAATCTTCCAACCCGCCCCCCTTCAACGAGATGGAAAATAAGTTAAAAGAAAAGATTTTTGCGGAATTGCAAGAAAAAGAAACTATTGCTTATCTGCAAAAGCTTTATCAAAGCCAGCACATCAACATGCAGGATTTAGAGAGCACTCTTCCTTCAGACTTTAAACCATTCACTCTGAAGTAG
- a CDS encoding RsmB/NOP family class I SAM-dependent RNA methyltransferase — protein sequence MINVPFRKYHLLSFLNALKETVPMDVQLRDYLKNNKAIGSKDRAYIADTAYTLMRWKGLLDYILGSENDWEGRLKLLEEKGIDALKFTKDLPDHVKFSFPKFLYEALSRSFETEELFPLLSVLNEKAPICIRANALKIDRDDLFDKWSDEYPIQKTEESPYGIVFEDRVNLFGLEEFKKGFFEVQDEASQLVGLKIEAKPGDCVLDFCSGSGGKTLCFAPFMENKGQIYLHDVRKHALKEAKKRLKRAGIQNAQLIENTETQKLSKLKRKMDWVLVDAPCTGTGTLRRNPDMKWKLTEETLKRLLGLQRTIFEQALSYLKPNGIIAYATCSLLKEENEDQVAHFLKTYPLELIEPPFATIPKRKEKDGLFVALFKKVEKIK from the coding sequence ATGATCAACGTCCCTTTTAGAAAATATCACCTTCTTTCTTTTTTAAATGCTCTTAAAGAAACAGTTCCCATGGATGTTCAACTAAGAGACTATTTAAAAAATAACAAAGCTATTGGCTCTAAAGACAGAGCCTACATTGCAGATACAGCTTATACACTGATGCGTTGGAAAGGGCTTTTAGATTACATTTTAGGTTCTGAGAACGACTGGGAAGGAAGACTGAAACTTTTAGAAGAAAAAGGGATCGATGCGTTAAAATTTACAAAAGACCTACCGGATCACGTAAAATTCAGCTTCCCGAAATTTCTTTATGAAGCACTGTCTCGCAGTTTTGAGACAGAAGAGCTTTTCCCCTTATTGTCTGTCCTTAACGAAAAGGCACCCATTTGCATAAGGGCTAATGCTTTAAAAATAGATCGCGATGATCTTTTTGATAAATGGTCTGACGAATACCCCATTCAAAAAACGGAAGAGTCTCCTTATGGGATTGTGTTTGAAGATAGGGTAAACCTATTTGGATTAGAGGAGTTTAAAAAAGGTTTTTTTGAAGTTCAAGATGAAGCAAGCCAGCTAGTCGGTCTTAAAATTGAAGCTAAACCTGGCGATTGCGTTCTTGATTTTTGCAGCGGATCCGGTGGAAAAACGCTTTGTTTTGCGCCATTTATGGAAAACAAGGGTCAAATATATTTACACGATGTTCGAAAACACGCTCTTAAAGAAGCTAAAAAAAGACTTAAAAGAGCCGGCATCCAAAATGCGCAATTGATAGAGAATACGGAAACTCAAAAACTCTCAAAATTAAAAAGAAAAATGGACTGGGTTTTAGTGGACGCGCCCTGTACAGGAACAGGAACTCTTCGCCGCAACCCTGACATGAAATGGAAATTAACAGAGGAGACTTTGAAGCGTTTGCTTGGGCTTCAAAGAACAATTTTTGAGCAAGCCTTGAGCTATTTAAAGCCAAATGGCATTATCGCCTATGCGACATGCAGCCTTCTAAAAGAAGAAAATGAAGATCAGGTAGCTCACTTTCTAAAAACTTATCCTTTAGAGCTTATTGAACCTCCATTTGCGACCATTCCTAAAAGAAAAGAAAAGGATGGCTTATTTGTTGCTTTATTTAAAAAAGTTGAAAAAATAAAGTAA
- a CDS encoding DoxX family protein has protein sequence MTWIYSLGLLLGRILIASIFLIAGTQKILNYNGYLQMMTSKGIPFASVLLLGAIVFLLLGSISVILGYKTRIGALLLILFLIPTTLIFHNFWGLPAEEASLQQIMFMKNLSILGGLILLVSAGPGGCSFDACLGRFLRRS, from the coding sequence ATGACATGGATTTATTCTTTAGGCCTGCTTCTCGGGCGCATTTTGATTGCGTCCATATTTCTTATAGCCGGAACGCAAAAAATTTTAAATTATAACGGCTATCTCCAGATGATGACCTCCAAGGGAATCCCTTTTGCTTCAGTTTTACTTTTAGGAGCCATTGTTTTTTTACTTTTGGGAAGCATTTCGGTTATTTTAGGCTATAAAACAAGAATTGGAGCCCTGCTTCTAATCTTATTTTTAATCCCAACCACTCTTATTTTTCATAATTTTTGGGGTTTGCCAGCAGAAGAGGCGTCGCTGCAGCAAATTATGTTTATGAAGAACTTGTCTATCCTAGGCGGCCTTATTCTTTTGGTCTCTGCAGGACCGGGAGGATGTTCTTTTGATGCTTGCTTGGGAAGATTTTTAAGAAGGTCTTAA